The Agelaius phoeniceus isolate bAgePho1 chromosome Z, bAgePho1.hap1, whole genome shotgun sequence genomic interval CCAGAGGTTGCTGCTGTGGTGTCTTCAAAACACTCAGAGTGCCAGGGACTTTCCAGGAGCTTGCTGCCTTAGTGGGACATCGACTGGTCAAGGGAGGAATATGGGCTGTGTGCTGGGACTGCAGAGCTCCCCTGGGCTCCTTTATGAGCACCCAGGCACTGCTGTCTGGGGAGGTTGCACAATAAAGGGCTGGAAAGGCACTAAGTGCCAGCATGGCTCTCATTTTCTGCCCTGTCCTGATGCCACCAATGCTTTGGGATTAAGGGGATGGGTGATAGCACACAGGATGCCTCTGGAAACTCCTTCCCCATGCTGCCAAATACCCTGGGGAGATGCACCTGCAGACAACCTGCTACTGCCCAACCTGCTGCTTGCCTCAGGCTCTGCTGCCCGactccacagcagcctctgtgctGCACAAGCGTGTGGGGATTTGCCTCCCCCCATCTGGGTACCCCCTGAATAGGATCTCCCTGCATGAGGGATGGAGGAAGCCCCAGGAGTGCAGCCCTGGCACGCTGCCCCactgtcctggaggaatgctgctctcctggctggcaGTTGTTGGTGATCCATGACTCcagcactgccttctccctgatGAGGGAAACAAGAGAGTGGGCACCTTacacagctctgctttctgcagcagctgggacttTGGGCTTCTCCCGGGCTGCTCGAGGTCCTTGATGACTGTTTGTCAGGGTCACTAACAGAAACTGGTGTTACaacccagctcccaggcagcagggccctCGAAGGTGTTTGATCCCCACTATCCTTGGTTAGACTCCATGAGAGCTGCCCATTCCACTGGGGctcccaggacacagctggcaTGAGCACTGGGACAGAACCTGTCCAAGGAGCTGGAGGCCAGGGTGAGTGAAGAGGGGCTGTTAGCAGTGAGTGGTGAAGGATGGCAAGGGGGACTTCTTGCTGCTGGGGGCTATCCAGGGGGGCTGGAGTGGTGCTGGGGCTCTGGAGCAGGGTGAGCGGCAGCGACACCAGACCCATcacaggaaattccatttaaacagTGAGCAAAATGTTTTCAACTTGGGAATGTATCAACCACTGGAACAGGTGACCCAAAGCAGCTGTGAAACCACCTTGGTCTCTTCCAGATCATGCTCTAGTGATTACCTGAAAAATGTCTGACTatcctttccccacagcaggaCTGGTGTCACACTAGCTGCTCAGGGCTTGGTTCAGTAACAAGCGCCATCTCTTTGGATGGCTTTTATCGCCACAGGAATTTCCTGTGGGGTCCTGTTCAGCTCTCTGGGTTCACTTCTATGTGGTCCCCATCTGTCCAGCTATGTCCAGCTGCACAGGGCCGTGTCATGCTGCTGTGGATTTTCATGTCCTTGTCAGCACATTCCTGCAGCTAGTCAAGGTCCCCACTCACCCCAGCTCCCCACAATTTGATATCAGCAGCAAAATATGATGGGCTGTGCTGTTTTCCCCAGTCTGGCGCTCACACATCCCAGCCCTACAGCTCTATTCAGCTTTGTTCAGCTGGGTTCATCCCCAAGGCAGCCAGACACAGATGGGTGCTCATGGGGAAGGGGTGTGGGCTCACCCTGAGCCACTTCTCACCTACTATTTGTGTTGGTGGTTGGCTTGGAAGCAAATCACCAAATGGGGGAGCAAACCAGGTTGACTCCTTGGTTTCTCTGAAGGCTTGGCCACCTTCCAGGATCCATTTCATGGGAATAAACACCAGACCCTCTGAGAGCAGGTAGTGGCAGGTTGTGAGACTGTGTAGGAAACTGGAGCCCACAAACCCATCTAGCTGTGATGGGATCTGCATCTCCAGCATGTCCCCTACCTGGCACCCCCCTGTGATGGGCAGCTGGGAACAAGACAGGACGTGTCTGTAAAGGGGGGCTTGCAGCTTACAGGAATCCCCACCCTCTACTCGTGCATCACCCAGCCCTTGGCCGGCTGGTGGGCTGCCTGCCAAGCTGTCCGAAAACGAAAGCAAGGAATGCACAGATAAAtaggagcagcctcagcacgAGGCAGCAGTGCGTGTCCTGCTCCCAAGACTTGTCCTGCTCAGTACCCGTGGCAGCACCATGGCTCTCCGCCCCTtcctactgctgctgctgctgctggctgcctctctCCTCATCGCCCAGGCTCAAGGTGAGGGGCAAGGAgccttcctgcctgctcctgctgggatggggcagggtgTGTGGGTCCGCAGTGAGGTGTGTGCAGGGTGTGGGGTGGTGTTTGTAGGGCCCTGGGGTGTGCGGGTGTGTGtagggctctgtgtgtgcctgtggcaTTGGCTGGCAGGGCTTGCTTGGCTTggagtgtgtctgtgtgcatgtgGCTGCTGGGCAGCAACACCCCAAGCTGAAAAGAACAGAATGATGTTCAGTACCTTTTCAAGGAGCTTctctctgcctcagtttccccgcCACCACTCTCAGATGTGGTGTCTCGTATTCCTGGGGCCAGGTCTAACCTGTAGCTGGGCACTGGGGTTCAGAGCTTCCAACCCCACATGGTGCCCAGAATCGCCCTGACCCATGACACCAAACAAACCCTGTGCTGTCAGCTGGCATTCTGTGCTGAAGGTGTCCTGACTCACTCATGATCCCTAATCCCACATGCCCTCCTTGCTCACAGGCTTTGGAACCTCAGCCTTGGACTGCTGCCTGAAGCACAGACCTTTGAAGAAGGAAATCCTCGGTGGTGTGGTGACATCCTACCGCCACCAGGGACCCGAGTCGGGGTGTTACCTCCGTTCTGTTGTGTGAGTACTCTGTGGTGGCCAGGACCACTTGGAACAGTTTGTCTTCAGACAAACCCTTCCCTGTCCTCCCTCTACTCCCCGCTGAAAATCtttctgctgctcccccagGCTCATCACCAAGAAGAACAGGAAAATCTGTGCCTCTCCCACTGAAGACGCGGTCCTGAAGTTGATTCAGAAGCTGGACAGGAGGGCCAAAAATGGCAAGAACAGGAAGAAAGGGCAGACCCAGCGTCGCAGGGACAAACCCAagaagcagaggcagcagcaggtctAAGTCAGGCCTGAAGAGGTAGGTGAGGGGGGTGAGTAGAGTGAGGGTGCTGCACCCCATTCTAGATCCTTCTCGGTGGGAGGGTGTGCGTTCAGCTCCAGGTGCAAAGCCTGGGAGAGCTGTCAGAGCCGTGGCTGGAGCACAGAGGCACTTAGGGAACAACTCTCTCCTGGTTTGTGCTTGCCTTGAAATTAAATTTGTTTCTGGAGCCGCTGGGGTAAGGCAATGctcagggatgggcagggcaggTCACAGTAGGGAATGGCCCCCAGCTGGGGTGGATGATCTGGCTGAGACCCTCTCCATCTCACCCCCTCCTCCTTGCCTTTGTCAGGACGGATGCCTTCCCACTGGTGACTGACCCACGGCAATGGCAATGGACACACAGAAACCACACACCCAACCACCCGCCAGCCCGGGGCGgggatggggcagctgaggaggaTTCCCTCTGCCCCAGGACCTCTTTGTTGCTGCTATGCCTCACGCAGAGATcccccagcacctgcagtgcctgggcGATCTCAGCAAAGCAGGCACCCAGGTCCTCACTTGTCCCATAGCCAAATAAGTGGGGACCTGGGCAAGGGAGCTGAGCCACGTCTCTAGAGGAAAGTGGACATGCTTCCCACTCAATGGTAGTTATGTAGCCTAGCTGGATAGACGCTTTTcctatgactttttttttaggGGATATTATACATTTGTATTTATGTTTGAAAACTGTGCTTTCATTCAGTCTTCCTGAAAGgctttgcttctctctccttATGCTTCACAAAGTAGCCTTTATGCTGCAGGCTGGATTTTTTGGAAgatttctcttatttttctaCCAAATAAACTGtggctgcattttattttcctctcatCTCTTTGCTCCTTCTTGGCTTGCAAGGCATGGGGAAGCAGGCAGGTCCCAAGTCCTAAGGTCCTACTTGAGCTGCTTGCTGGGCGCTTTCTGCAGAGCAATTAACAGCAGCTGAGATGGAGAGTTGTGGGGTAACAGTGTGTCTGGACTGTTCTAATCTTTCAGGTTTTATGGCGCACTGTTGCATTGTAGTTTGTATAAAGATAGCCACAATTTGTCCCTttggttttttcattttcttttttaggtACAACGTTTCCATGAAATCAGAACTAATTGTTCAATTTAGTGGAATTATACCCTTTTAGCTCCCCTGGCTACAAAATTGCAATGAAATTAGAACAAATTGTTCAGTTTAGTGGAATTTCACCCTCTTCTTTCTCCTGGCTTTGCTTGTGTCAGGGTTTCAGACACTATTAAGACAAATTCTTagttttctgggaaaaaaaaaaaaacccagcaaccCTCTCACACATATTTACCAAATCTGAAAAGCCCACATGGTGAAAAACACATGTGAGGCTGTGAAGGTGGGGGAATAGCAGATTTTGTAGAATTTACTGTAGATATCCTGCAGCCATTTGAGAGCAGCTCTATCCCAAACATTTAGTGAGAAAAGTCAGTGAGTAGAGGATACCTTTAGGTGAGACTGCAAGTAGAGGTGGGACAGGcccctgggacaggggctgggggaaaaATGGCATCTCGTTGTGCTTGCAACCCGCTCTCCCTGGCTGAGAAGGAGCAAATTAAACAGCTGTGCTAGAGCCACATTGCTATCTGCTTGTAGAGATTTTGAACATGGACTTTGGTCAGTAAAGGTCTATTAAATCATATAAATGCAATAATAGGATTTGCAAAGCTTAACAGTATCAGCATGGGCAGTGTGTTTGTTGGAGTAAAGCTTATAGCTGAGTGTTTTTACCAAGTATGTATCTGGTTTGATTGCTTTATTAATAGGGCATTTAGGTTTATCATTTTAAGGCTGTGCAAAGTAACTGTGAAGTCCAAGATCCTGGCCCCGAGCATGCGACAGGCACTGAGCTGTCTCCTCCTCCACGCTGAGCACCTGGCTGTCTGCCAGACCGGCTTTTGGACAGGATGTGTGGCAATAAAATGTATTCTTTGTAACCAAATTCATTTGTTCTGGCTGTTGTGATGGGCTTTGGTGGGGTGGGAAGGGCTGCATGGCGGGGTGTTCTCCTGCCCCACTCACCATCATCCCCCAGGTCCAGGCTTTTGCAGTGCTCCCATGTGATGCATCCTTGGGtgcttgggctgggagctgctggcacaggggaaCAGTGCAAGCCCCCTCTCTTGCAGCGGTGATCCCCAGCCGGTGGAGACATCCTGGTAGCTCATCTGTCCCCAGTGAGGGGTTCTGAGGTCCCAGAGAACATGGGCATAACACTGTACCCTCCCACTGACGACACTGGGACACAGTGTCTTGCTTTGGACACAGCATCTTTTCTCACAGCCGAGCCTGTCCCTCTAACTCCGACCCATCCTGGGGGTGCACTGCTTGTTCAAAGCAGGGGCTCTGTGCTCCTAGCTGCTTTGGGATAATAGCAATAAAACAGGTTATTAATGAGGCTATGCTCTGGACTGGGCTTTGCTGGGAGCCTGGGAACTGATACCTGCACACAAGGAGTCAGGTGGGGTGCCAAGAGAGGGGTGGAGGCAGCCCTAGGTTTGATGGGGACACACTGCATCCAGTGGCCTTGCCTTGGATGAACTCCTTGTGCTAGTTGTGGTGTCAGGGGATTGTGAAATGGTTGCAAAAATTCCCAAGAAATGAGGTCTAGACAAATATGTCTGAAACCACAAACAGCTAAGCATGAGAATATGGCAGGAGCGAGCCAGCATGTGAAATGTGCCCTGGTGTCTCTGTGGCTGTGGAAGAAAACACCACAcagaagggatttttccctttaaagGCCAGGAGGGCATTAGACTAAAACAGGTTAAAAAGATATACCAGTGTTGCTGTTCTGATTTGCCCTAAAACTTACCAAAAAACCAGGGTCTGGAAGCACACAGGAGCTTGTCCCTTGCTCAGGAAGGCACAtgtgagcacaggcacagaTGCACAAATGCAAGCCcacctgtgcctgtgcctgcacacacacaggtgtTTTCACTCTCCTTCCAGATTTATTGCTGAATGCTGCTTTCCAGGCAGACAAGGTGGCAGGGTTACTGGGGGCCTCTTGAGGCAGGTGTGAAACAGGTGGTCACAGCACTGCTACAGTGAGATGGCACCAGGGAAACACCTCCAAGGAGATTCCCTCTGAGAAGTAACGAGCTGCAatctgcagcacccagcaggcACCAAAATTCCTTCTTCACAAAGGAGCTGAATCCATAGGCCCCATCTGGGACAAGAGGTGTGAAGAAGAAGGTCTAAGGTGGTGTAGCAGtgaagcagcagaaaggaatTCACAGAGCTGTATCCCTGGGCAGGGCAAGCCTGATGCTTTGTGCAAAGATAAGGCAGTGCTGATGAAGTATGTGCTGGGGTAGGAGGTGGGCAAGGGATGTATAAAAGCCCACCTAGACACAGAACCAGTCAGCAGGGAAGGAAGCAAAGCTGAGCAAAGAGTTGGGATAGCTCGGCCACTCTGGAGCAGAAAGGCTTCAGTGACGGCAGAAAGCATCTGGGCGAGACAGAAAACAAGAGCAGCCAAGGAAGCCTTGAGCCCAGGCCAAATGATTAGCTCAAGCCATTAACTGGTGCAGAGCAtgctccagggctgtgccagcagcagagtgCTCTGGGCTGCGACGCCAGGTGGAGCTCCAGCAAGGCTCACCTGGACACAAGCACatctgctccatccctccatcccaggtcctggcccagcagcaggagtgggcagggctgcagcagccaagTGGGGCTAAGGGCTGCTTTTGGGGCTGCACGGGTGTGAGAGGGGCTTTGGATTCCAAGCAAAGCTTCGAGGTGTTTTTTGGTGTTCTCTCCACCAACACTGCTCTCCTGAGGTCTGTTATGGTCTTGAGAGCAGAGAGGATGTGGGAAAGTGGCTGGTGGCCAAAAGGGGCTCTCACCTTTCCTGCCCCAAGGTATTTCCCAGTCCTGGCCATCCCCTGACATTCGTGCTGTCCTagagggcacagcccagggcttcCTTTCAATCCTTTTGTTGGCTACGTGTAACTCCCAAGTGTTCTCCTTCCCCCACCTTCTCTTTTGCTGTCTGAAGACCCTTGGCTTTGGCATGTCTGATGCTGTTATTCCTCCTTCCATTTCCCCAGAACCCAAGGTCCCTCTGCTTGTGTCCCATCCTTGTCTTCCCATTGCAGACCTGCTCCTTGGCTGTGAAAAGCATCTGCTCTACTCTGAGGATATCCTGTGTCGGGGCCAACACGAGCCCTACTCCAGAGCTCCAACAAACCAAGAACTTCACAGTCTCCCCTGCCTGTTGTCAAAGAGTCAACAGAGCAGTGAGGCAGCCCTCAAGGGTTTGTTCTGTCCCATTTTCTTGTAGATCTGTCCACAAGTGCTTGGGGTGTGCAGCCTCACTGGGCATCCTTCTCTGCCAGGCCACGCAGGGTGTGCCAAGGAAATTGCTGATTGGCTGCTTTTTGTACAGGTCTTCGAGCTGTCCCCAGACATCCCCTCTGAAATCCCTTTtcagggaggggctgcagagaggaCAGGCAGAATGATGGCAGGGAGTCAGGGCAGGGGCATCCCACCTGGCCACTGCCATCTCCGTGCTATTTGCAGGAAGCACCTGGCTGGGAATTGGAGCAGTGGCCGAAGAAAAGtgaaacgccca includes:
- the LOC129133125 gene encoding C-C motif chemokine 21-like isoform X2; amino-acid sequence: MAEHRPSPRINGFGTSALDCCLKHRPLKKEILGGVVTSYRHQGPESGCYLRSVVLITKKNRKICASPTEDAVLKLIQKLDRRAKNGKNRKKGQTQRRRDKPKKQRQQQV
- the LOC129133125 gene encoding C-C motif chemokine 21-like isoform X1 gives rise to the protein MALRPFLLLLLLLAASLLIAQAQGFGTSALDCCLKHRPLKKEILGGVVTSYRHQGPESGCYLRSVVLITKKNRKICASPTEDAVLKLIQKLDRRAKNGKNRKKGQTQRRRDKPKKQRQQQV